A single window of Granulicella mallensis MP5ACTX8 DNA harbors:
- a CDS encoding L,D-transpeptidase family protein — translation MKKLPSTTVRAALALAFVSLTLLSLSGCKGCQSAPVSSSHPGIPLPQPKGDTGAEVQKLIGSPQLAILKWPNYSDYQAQVQKFYIDRVYEPAWLHDGKPTSQATALIALFTDAAQKGLKPEDYDASLWPERVQKLAGGHGRPVEEAQFDTAMTISAMRYISDLHVGRVNPQSLNFDIDVPSKRAAFDLPAFLSGQVADSADVSGAIATVEPQNAMYVALQKGLAQYLELAKQQAANPQPPLPSLGATGAKSIVQGGSYAALPQLLARLQLEGDVTATDTDTAAASDTAGPRSYNAELVAAVKHYQQRHGLTADGKLTQSTIDSLNVPMEVRVQQLNNSLERWRWMPDNFINPRVLVNLPEFVVRAYDPDHSVAFKMKIVDGEAKGNHDTPMFVRSMRYVVFRPYWNVPPSIIKKELLPHIQRSGIGYLADKGYEVARNDGTVVTGYTAHDIEHLRYIVRQKPGPKNSLGLVKFLFPNEYDVYMHSTPELPLFNLTRRDRSHGCVRLEHADQMAAWVLQGQGDWDEDKISEAMNGDKDNKTVNLKTTLPVIIGYFTATADEDNSIHFFSDLYGYDKALEAALDKGMPYESAPVKINPKLVPGETE, via the coding sequence GTGAAGAAGCTTCCTTCGACTACCGTCCGCGCCGCCTTGGCGCTCGCGTTTGTTTCGCTCACGCTTCTCTCGCTATCCGGCTGCAAGGGGTGCCAGTCGGCCCCTGTCTCCTCGTCGCATCCCGGCATTCCTCTTCCTCAACCCAAGGGCGATACGGGTGCCGAGGTCCAGAAGTTGATCGGCTCGCCCCAGCTTGCGATCCTCAAGTGGCCGAACTACTCCGACTATCAGGCGCAGGTGCAGAAGTTCTACATCGACCGTGTCTATGAGCCGGCATGGCTGCACGACGGCAAGCCGACCTCCCAGGCTACGGCGCTGATCGCGCTCTTTACCGATGCCGCGCAGAAGGGTCTCAAACCGGAGGACTACGACGCCTCGCTCTGGCCGGAGCGTGTGCAGAAGCTTGCGGGTGGACACGGCAGACCCGTCGAAGAGGCTCAATTCGATACCGCGATGACCATCTCGGCCATGCGCTATATCTCCGATCTGCATGTTGGCCGCGTAAACCCGCAGTCCCTGAACTTCGACATCGATGTTCCGTCCAAGCGCGCGGCGTTCGACCTGCCGGCGTTTCTGAGCGGACAGGTTGCCGATTCTGCCGATGTTTCCGGGGCGATCGCCACCGTCGAGCCGCAAAATGCAATGTACGTCGCGCTACAGAAGGGGTTGGCGCAGTACCTCGAACTAGCCAAACAACAGGCTGCGAATCCGCAGCCACCGCTGCCCTCCCTGGGCGCGACAGGCGCCAAGTCGATTGTGCAGGGTGGATCGTATGCAGCACTGCCGCAGTTGCTGGCACGGCTGCAGCTTGAGGGCGATGTGACTGCGACCGATACTGATACCGCAGCGGCTTCCGATACAGCCGGTCCCAGGAGCTATAACGCGGAGCTCGTAGCAGCGGTGAAGCACTATCAGCAGCGCCACGGTCTTACGGCGGATGGCAAGCTGACGCAATCGACCATCGACTCGCTGAACGTGCCGATGGAAGTACGGGTGCAGCAACTCAACAACTCGCTGGAGCGCTGGCGCTGGATGCCGGACAACTTCATCAACCCGCGTGTGCTGGTGAACCTGCCGGAGTTCGTCGTACGCGCGTACGATCCCGACCATTCGGTTGCGTTCAAGATGAAGATCGTCGACGGCGAGGCCAAAGGTAACCACGACACCCCGATGTTTGTTCGCTCGATGCGGTACGTCGTATTTCGTCCTTACTGGAATGTGCCACCGTCGATCATCAAGAAGGAGCTGCTGCCTCATATTCAGCGCAGCGGCATCGGCTACCTTGCGGACAAGGGGTACGAGGTGGCGAGGAACGATGGTACGGTCGTTACCGGTTATACGGCTCACGACATCGAACACCTGCGCTACATTGTGCGGCAGAAGCCGGGGCCGAAGAACTCTCTGGGTCTGGTGAAGTTCCTCTTTCCGAACGAGTATGACGTCTATATGCACTCCACGCCGGAGCTGCCGCTCTTCAACCTGACGCGCCGAGACCGTTCGCACGGCTGCGTGCGCCTGGAGCACGCCGATCAGATGGCTGCGTGGGTGTTACAGGGCCAGGGTGATTGGGATGAGGACAAGATCTCCGAGGCGATGAACGGCGATAAGGACAACAAGACCGTCAACCTGAAGACGACATTGCCTGTGATCATCGGCTACTTCACGGCGACGGCCGATGAGGATAACTCCATCCACTTCTTCAGCGATCTCTACGGCTACGACAAGGCGCTCGAGGCAGCGCTGGACAAGGGGATGCCGTATGAGTCGGCGCCGGTGAAGATCAATCCGAAGCTGGTGCCGGGCGAGACGGAGTAG
- a CDS encoding helix-turn-helix transcriptional regulator: MRRSDRLFRIVQMLRSGRLKTARALAERLQVSERTIYRDVRDLQLAGQPIEGEAGVGYTLRREFDLPPLMFTPEELTALVLGARLVKAWGGVENAAAADSALARIEAVLPPALADSLDAILLYAPGYRMQQPQRRLLDRIHKACLECHAIRFAYTRLNGEPSERTVRPLALYCWSGTWTVVAWCELREDFRVFRLDRIAQCEMLDRTFEQNRGQRLSDFLRQMKAESETWIANHLGPESKGVPTR, translated from the coding sequence ATGAGACGCAGCGACCGCCTCTTCCGCATCGTGCAGATGCTTCGCTCCGGACGCCTGAAGACGGCTCGCGCCCTGGCCGAGCGGCTTCAGGTCTCCGAACGCACTATCTATCGTGACGTACGCGACCTGCAGCTTGCAGGCCAGCCTATCGAAGGCGAAGCCGGCGTGGGCTACACGCTGCGCCGCGAGTTCGATCTGCCACCACTGATGTTTACTCCTGAAGAACTAACGGCATTGGTGCTCGGCGCACGCCTGGTAAAGGCCTGGGGCGGTGTGGAAAATGCGGCAGCCGCAGACTCCGCGCTGGCACGCATCGAGGCCGTGCTTCCCCCTGCTCTCGCCGACAGTCTCGATGCCATTCTGCTCTATGCGCCCGGCTATCGGATGCAACAGCCCCAGCGCCGTCTGCTCGACCGCATCCACAAGGCCTGCCTGGAATGCCACGCAATTCGCTTCGCCTACACCCGCCTGAACGGCGAGCCTTCCGAGCGCACAGTACGCCCGCTGGCGCTCTACTGCTGGAGCGGAACCTGGACGGTCGTAGCCTGGTGCGAACTGCGCGAGGACTTCCGCGTCTTCCGGCTCGACCGCATCGCGCAGTGCGAGATGCTCGACCGCACCTTTGAGCAGAACCGTGGCCAGAGGCTCAGCGACTTCCTTCGCCAGATGAAGGCCGAGTCAGAGACCTGGATCGCGAACCATCTCGGGCCGGAGAGTAAAGGCGTGCCGACAAGATAA
- a CDS encoding VOC family protein, translated as MSKFEGNAVTWFEIPATDMQRAVHFYETLLDKKLCAFPSAVPYFMFPAEQGAVAGALIHSPLQKPTADGTMVYLNVDGQLDATLGRANTLGTTVLVPRTEIPGGFGSYACLLDSEGNHIGLHSR; from the coding sequence ATGAGCAAGTTTGAAGGCAACGCCGTAACCTGGTTCGAGATTCCCGCCACCGATATGCAGCGCGCCGTTCATTTCTACGAGACGCTGCTCGATAAGAAGCTCTGCGCGTTTCCCAGCGCCGTTCCCTACTTCATGTTCCCCGCCGAACAAGGCGCTGTGGCAGGAGCTTTGATCCATAGCCCGCTGCAAAAGCCCACAGCCGACGGTACGATGGTCTATCTCAACGTCGATGGCCAACTCGATGCCACGCTCGGACGCGCCAACACTCTTGGCACAACCGTGCTCGTGCCGCGCACGGAGATCCCCGGCGGCTTCGGATCCTATGCCTGCCTGCTGGACTCCGAAGGCAACCACATCGGACTGCACAGCCGTTAG
- a CDS encoding type II toxin-antitoxin system VapC family toxin codes for MYLLDTNVVSELRKVRSGRADRHVADWANSVDASDLYLSAITIQELEIGVLLVERRDFSQGAMLRAWLNNYVLPAFDNRILAIDTAIAQRSAHLHVPDPRPVRDGLIAATALVHGMTVVTRNTADFATTGVLLLNPWTSVK; via the coding sequence ATGTACCTGCTCGATACCAATGTCGTATCTGAACTGCGCAAGGTTCGCTCCGGGAGAGCGGACCGCCACGTCGCCGACTGGGCGAACAGTGTGGATGCCTCCGATCTGTATTTATCGGCGATCACGATTCAGGAGCTGGAGATCGGCGTTCTGCTCGTCGAACGCCGTGACTTCTCCCAGGGAGCGATGCTCCGGGCATGGCTCAACAACTATGTGCTGCCTGCGTTCGACAACCGCATCCTGGCTATCGATACCGCTATAGCCCAACGCAGTGCGCATCTCCATGTGCCAGATCCTCGTCCTGTTCGTGATGGACTGATCGCCGCAACAGCGCTGGTGCACGGCATGACCGTCGTGACGCGCAATACTGCCGACTTTGCGACAACCGGGGTGCTCCTTCTCAATCCGTGGACAAGCGTCAAATAA
- a CDS encoding type II toxin-antitoxin system Phd/YefM family antitoxin, translated as MAITTFSSRQFNQDASKAKKAAESGPVFITDRGRPAHVLLTYAAYRKISGEPAKIADLLAMPGAEDIEFEAPKLHDLAQPADLS; from the coding sequence ATGGCCATCACGACCTTTTCCAGCCGCCAGTTCAATCAGGACGCCAGCAAGGCCAAGAAGGCTGCGGAGTCCGGTCCGGTGTTCATTACGGATCGCGGACGGCCCGCGCATGTGCTGCTGACCTACGCCGCGTACCGGAAGATCAGCGGCGAGCCTGCAAAGATCGCCGACCTGCTAGCGATGCCGGGAGCCGAAGACATCGAATTCGAGGCTCCGAAGCTGCACGATCTCGCACAACCGGCAGACCTCTCCTGA
- the dnaB gene encoding replicative DNA helicase — protein sequence MAALSMSAPMNEGLPSSVHTEITVLGAMLLDAVAVTDATAKLRPEDFSLDSHQRIYRVMLDLLAVGHAIDYITVMDALSKRRELDAIGGPAYLAYLSEGIPRHPKVEDYVRIIKDKSLLRELLSIFNDGMVLASDQNEEATKVLNDVEVRLAEVADSAIQRGFSGIADIVASSFGSIDALYEQGREVTGLATHYIEFDKMTSGLQPSELIIIAARPSMGKTAWAINIAQNCAVKDGKVVAIFSLEMSKESLLRRMLASESAVSSRKLQTGFIPREDKGKLIAALDRLMTSKMFVDDTPGITLAEMRAKARRLRQQEGSLDLIVIDYLQLMTGSAGSSQKKFENRTQEVSSISRGLKALAKELQVPVVALSQLSRGSEQRTGDKKPLLSDLRESGSIEQDADVVAFIHREEYYDRENEDIKGQAEIIIAKQRNGPTGTVKMAYLADFTRFENLDTMHGESGGGDAY from the coding sequence ATGGCCGCCCTTAGCATGTCCGCCCCCATGAACGAAGGCCTACCGTCCTCGGTCCATACCGAGATCACGGTGCTGGGCGCGATGCTGCTGGACGCTGTCGCCGTCACCGATGCCACGGCCAAGCTGCGGCCCGAAGACTTCTCGCTCGACTCGCATCAGCGCATCTACCGCGTCATGCTGGATCTGCTCGCCGTCGGCCACGCAATCGACTACATCACCGTGATGGACGCGCTCTCCAAGCGCCGCGAGCTCGACGCGATCGGCGGCCCGGCATACCTCGCGTATCTCAGCGAAGGCATTCCACGCCACCCCAAGGTCGAAGACTACGTCCGCATCATCAAGGACAAGAGCCTGCTGCGCGAGCTGCTCTCGATCTTCAACGATGGCATGGTGCTGGCCTCGGACCAGAACGAAGAGGCCACCAAGGTCCTGAACGATGTCGAGGTGCGTCTCGCCGAGGTCGCGGATTCGGCCATTCAGCGCGGCTTCTCAGGCATTGCGGACATCGTTGCCAGCTCCTTCGGAAGCATCGACGCGCTCTATGAGCAGGGCCGCGAAGTCACCGGGCTGGCCACGCACTATATCGAGTTCGACAAGATGACCAGCGGCCTGCAGCCCAGCGAACTCATCATCATCGCCGCCCGTCCTTCGATGGGCAAGACCGCCTGGGCCATCAACATCGCGCAGAACTGCGCTGTAAAAGACGGCAAGGTGGTCGCGATCTTCTCGCTCGAAATGTCGAAGGAGTCGCTGCTGCGACGTATGTTGGCCAGCGAATCCGCGGTCAGCTCGCGCAAGCTCCAGACCGGCTTCATCCCACGCGAGGACAAAGGCAAGCTGATCGCCGCGCTCGACCGCCTGATGACTTCCAAGATGTTCGTCGACGATACCCCCGGCATTACCCTCGCCGAGATGCGCGCCAAGGCTCGTCGCCTGCGCCAGCAGGAGGGCTCTCTCGACCTGATCGTCATCGACTATCTGCAGCTCATGACCGGCTCGGCGGGCAGCTCGCAGAAGAAGTTCGAGAACCGTACACAGGAAGTCAGCTCGATCTCGCGCGGTCTCAAGGCCCTGGCGAAGGAGCTGCAGGTTCCGGTCGTCGCGCTGTCGCAGCTCTCGCGTGGCAGTGAACAACGTACCGGCGACAAGAAGCCCCTGCTCTCGGATCTGCGCGAATCGGGCTCCATCGAGCAGGACGCCGACGTGGTCGCGTTCATCCATCGCGAGGAGTACTACGACCGCGAGAACGAAGACATCAAGGGCCAGGCCGAGATCATCATCGCCAAGCAGCGTAACGGCCCAACCGGCACGGTGAAGATGGCCTATCTGGCTGACTTCACACGCTTTGAGAACCTCGACACCATGCACGGCGAGTCTGGCGGCGGCGACGCCTACTAG
- a CDS encoding pyridoxal-phosphate-dependent aminotransferase family protein codes for MIRKTRLFTPGPTPLLPAAQFAMAAADIHHRTPEFRALYLRVLSQLKEFVGTKNDVIILSSSGTGAMEAAVSNLTSPGDRVLVLSAGKFGERWTALAKAFGCEVDLVSEPYGKTFDLDKVKAALKLETRAVFVQANETSTGARHDMEALAKLLKDQKSEALLIVDGITGLGTTHLDMDATGIDVLIGGSQKAVMIPPGLSYLAVSQRAWDRMEATYNPRYYFDLRKERKNAKNGESAYTPAVALIAALGAALDWIAAQAATPDNPAGSLAEGRKKLVDNAETISAMTRAAVEALGFKLFSDAPGAAATAVYAPEGVDSGVIVKELKSRFAAVITNGQGEMKGQIFRIAHLGFFDYMDTIALIGALEQVVVKSLPQLGAKFGDGLIAAQKVYVERTTKA; via the coding sequence ATGATCCGCAAGACGCGTCTCTTCACCCCTGGTCCGACTCCCCTTCTTCCCGCTGCGCAGTTCGCCATGGCCGCCGCCGATATCCACCATCGCACTCCCGAGTTTCGTGCTCTCTACCTGCGGGTTCTCTCGCAGCTCAAGGAATTTGTCGGGACCAAGAACGACGTCATCATCCTCTCCAGCTCCGGCACCGGAGCGATGGAGGCTGCGGTCTCCAACCTCACCTCGCCCGGCGACCGCGTGCTGGTGCTCTCGGCCGGCAAGTTCGGCGAGCGCTGGACAGCTCTCGCCAAGGCCTTCGGCTGCGAGGTCGATCTCGTCTCCGAGCCCTACGGCAAGACCTTCGACCTGGACAAGGTAAAGGCCGCACTCAAGCTCGAGACTCGCGCGGTCTTCGTGCAGGCCAATGAGACCTCCACCGGCGCGCGCCACGACATGGAAGCGCTCGCCAAGCTGCTGAAGGACCAGAAGTCCGAGGCACTGCTCATCGTGGACGGCATCACCGGCCTCGGCACCACGCACCTCGACATGGATGCCACCGGCATCGACGTACTCATCGGCGGCTCACAGAAGGCTGTGATGATTCCTCCCGGACTCAGCTACCTGGCTGTCAGCCAGCGCGCCTGGGACCGTATGGAGGCCACCTACAACCCGCGCTACTACTTCGACCTGCGCAAAGAGCGCAAGAACGCGAAGAACGGCGAGAGTGCCTACACTCCGGCGGTTGCACTGATCGCGGCTCTCGGCGCGGCTCTCGACTGGATCGCAGCACAGGCGGCGACGCCCGACAATCCGGCAGGCTCGCTCGCCGAAGGCCGCAAGAAGCTCGTCGACAACGCCGAGACCATCTCCGCGATGACTCGTGCAGCCGTCGAAGCACTCGGCTTCAAGCTCTTCAGCGACGCCCCCGGCGCAGCCGCCACGGCGGTGTATGCCCCCGAGGGCGTGGACTCCGGCGTAATCGTCAAGGAGTTGAAGTCGCGCTTTGCGGCGGTCATCACCAACGGTCAGGGCGAGATGAAGGGTCAGATCTTCCGCATCGCTCACCTGGGCTTCTTCGACTACATGGACACCATCGCGCTCATCGGTGCGCTGGAGCAGGTGGTCGTGAAGTCGCTGCCGCAGCTCGGCGCAAAGTTCGGCGATGGACTCATTGCAGCCCAGAAGGTCTATGTCGAACGCACGACCAAAGCATAG
- a CDS encoding class I SAM-dependent methyltransferase, protein MGENVEKFTGRVAAYAEYRERYDPMIVLPRLRDWCGLQQAWTVADVGAGTGMLSDVFLAGGNRVIAVEPNTEMREACVRLHEDNAALMVVNGTAEATGLEDASVEMVSVGRALHWFNLDQTMPEFRRILKPEGWVAVVAFGRSKDGRKENEAYEEVLRPYTLNGRGTHAEYTKYERLKDLFVGGEFRQEEVRGEIQIGWEALRGFTLSLSHAPLPESAEFGAFEEKLREYFAQYEENGSVTLATRYWINAGRFGTHG, encoded by the coding sequence ATGGGTGAGAATGTCGAGAAGTTTACGGGAAGGGTAGCGGCCTACGCTGAATATCGCGAACGCTACGATCCCATGATTGTGCTGCCACGGCTCAGGGACTGGTGCGGGTTGCAGCAGGCATGGACCGTGGCCGATGTCGGCGCGGGAACCGGCATGTTGAGCGATGTGTTCCTGGCGGGCGGCAACCGCGTGATTGCGGTCGAGCCGAATACGGAGATGCGAGAGGCTTGTGTGCGGCTTCACGAGGACAATGCAGCGCTGATGGTCGTGAATGGAACCGCCGAGGCCACGGGGCTCGAGGACGCTTCAGTAGAGATGGTGAGCGTGGGGCGCGCCCTGCACTGGTTCAATCTCGATCAGACGATGCCCGAGTTCCGGCGCATTCTGAAGCCGGAAGGGTGGGTTGCGGTGGTTGCGTTTGGGCGATCTAAAGACGGTCGCAAAGAGAACGAAGCCTACGAAGAGGTTCTTCGGCCCTACACGTTAAACGGCCGGGGCACGCATGCTGAGTACACCAAGTACGAGCGACTGAAAGACCTGTTTGTGGGTGGCGAATTCCGACAGGAAGAAGTTCGGGGAGAGATCCAAATTGGCTGGGAGGCGCTGCGTGGTTTTACGCTCTCGCTCTCGCACGCTCCACTGCCCGAATCAGCGGAGTTTGGGGCCTTTGAAGAGAAGTTGCGGGAGTACTTTGCTCAATACGAGGAGAACGGGTCCGTGACACTCGCTACGAGGTATTGGATCAACGCAGGAAGATTTGGAACACACGGTTGA
- a CDS encoding GatB/YqeY domain-containing protein, which yields MAQIGERIGADIITAMKAKEADKLTTLRMVKSAFKSKEIDKREPLTDAEEQSIITTLLKQRRESIEQFTKGGRPELAAKEQEEIELIDAYMPKAASADDILATVQGAVEQITKDNGGTRPGPRDMGAVMKVAQQRILADGIRADGKLVSELVKAELAKGA from the coding sequence ATGGCACAGATTGGCGAGCGCATCGGCGCGGACATTATTACGGCGATGAAGGCGAAAGAAGCGGACAAACTGACGACGCTGCGTATGGTGAAGTCGGCGTTCAAGTCGAAGGAGATCGATAAGCGCGAGCCGCTGACCGATGCAGAAGAGCAGTCCATCATCACAACGCTGCTGAAGCAACGCCGTGAATCGATCGAACAGTTCACCAAGGGCGGCCGTCCCGAACTCGCCGCCAAAGAGCAGGAAGAGATCGAACTGATCGACGCCTATATGCCGAAGGCCGCGAGCGCGGACGACATTCTCGCTACAGTGCAGGGCGCGGTGGAGCAGATCACGAAGGACAATGGCGGCACACGTCCCGGTCCGCGCGACATGGGTGCGGTGATGAAGGTCGCACAGCAGCGAATTCTTGCCGATGGTATTCGTGCCGACGGCAAGCTGGTCAGCGAATTAGTGAAGGCGGAGCTGGCAAAGGGCGCGTAG